In the Sulfitobacter pacificus genome, one interval contains:
- a CDS encoding PLP-dependent aminotransferase family protein, which yields MKKPKYVRLADMLSTAIQNGKLAPGTKLPTHRNFAEQAGVALATATSAYRELEKRGLIIGEAGRGTFVRDLGLPPTLGVQQTAADGLVDLIFNMPGGAGDAEMLRAGLRQLAVAGDLEAMLRYQPHGGRAHERRIIARSLTSILGPIDPERLLMTSGGQHGLATIVLGLLRRGEAVATDTLTYPGFKSIAALQGLELVPVEGQAGIMDPDELDRQCRNKKIRAVYLMPTAHNPLGSVIDEMTRLRIIVTAQKHDLLIIEDAAYAFLEPNPPPSLFSLAPERTIYVGGFSKSIATGLRLGYVVSPATHIDRLLEAIRATTWNVPAIISGLVAGWVEDGTLARFEEARKQGGAKRQQICRAVLDGSEVLGHRNAGFAWLPLEKGIRAEPVVTRLKELGVSASGAEPFATTLAVPQALRLAFGGVPIDELDGVLQKVRDAVKEVSGA from the coding sequence ATGAAGAAACCCAAATACGTGCGTTTGGCCGACATGCTTTCTACCGCGATTCAGAATGGTAAACTGGCTCCGGGCACGAAGTTGCCAACGCATCGGAACTTTGCAGAACAGGCTGGTGTGGCTCTTGCAACCGCGACAAGCGCCTACAGAGAGCTTGAAAAGAGAGGTTTGATTATCGGTGAGGCCGGTCGTGGTACGTTCGTGCGCGACCTCGGATTGCCTCCAACGCTTGGCGTTCAGCAAACTGCTGCCGACGGCCTTGTCGATCTTATCTTCAACATGCCTGGCGGTGCGGGTGACGCGGAAATGCTGCGTGCAGGATTGCGGCAACTCGCAGTGGCGGGAGATCTGGAGGCCATGCTGCGCTATCAACCCCACGGTGGGCGAGCGCATGAACGCCGGATCATCGCCCGAAGTCTTACTTCAATTCTTGGTCCAATTGATCCGGAACGCCTTCTGATGACATCCGGCGGTCAGCATGGGCTGGCAACCATTGTACTGGGGCTGTTGCGGCGCGGGGAAGCGGTTGCAACGGATACGTTGACCTATCCGGGCTTCAAATCCATCGCTGCCCTACAGGGCCTCGAACTTGTTCCGGTAGAAGGGCAAGCCGGCATAATGGACCCTGACGAACTGGACCGGCAATGTCGCAATAAAAAGATACGTGCGGTCTATTTGATGCCGACAGCCCATAATCCCTTGGGGTCAGTTATAGATGAAATGACGCGCCTGCGTATCATCGTGACCGCACAAAAGCATGACCTTCTGATCATCGAGGATGCGGCATATGCTTTTCTGGAGCCGAACCCGCCACCAAGCCTGTTTTCACTCGCGCCTGAGCGAACGATCTATGTGGGCGGTTTCTCAAAAAGCATCGCGACGGGGTTACGATTGGGCTATGTGGTTTCCCCGGCAACACATATCGACCGATTGCTTGAAGCGATCCGAGCGACGACTTGGAATGTCCCGGCCATAATTTCCGGTTTGGTCGCAGGTTGGGTGGAGGACGGTACACTCGCCAGATTCGAAGAGGCGCGAAAGCAGGGTGGGGCGAAGCGTCAGCAAATTTGCAGGGCTGTTCTGGATGGGTCGGAGGTTCTCGGGCATCGCAACGCTGGTTTCGCCTGGTTGCCATTGGAAAAAGGGATTCGTGCCGAACCAGTGGTCACGCGCCTCAAGGAGCTTGGTGTTTCAGCCTCTGGGGCAGAGCCCTTTGCAACAACGCTTGCTGTACCGCAGGCATTGCGGCTCGCATTTGGCGGTGTTCCAATTGACGAACTTGACGGGGTGCTCCAGAAAGTCCGTGATGCTGTCAAAGAGGTTTCAGGGGCGTAG